The genomic segment TCAAGTTCCTTCTTCTTAGGGTAATATTTCAGACAACAGGAGAACGTTCCAGCATGCTCACAGACGATTTTCTGAATATCTGTCAGTTGTTGTTTGATTTGCTCAAGTTCCGAAGTGAGATCATCGTTGGCCTGAACATAACTAAAAGCGGCAAAACTTTTGTGAAAATATAATCCGATTTGTTCTGGAGTTAATGTGGCTTGGAGATTTAAGACGGTATTGTAAGAGAGCTTAAACTGACTGGTCAAAGGTTCTAAACGTTTGATGTTGAATCGTGGCGGCGGACTTTTCTCCATATAGTTTAAATCGACCAAAGCAAAAGAATAGCCTCGCTCATCGATTCCACGGCGGCCAGCCCTTCCAGACATTTGAAAAAATTCGTGATTTGCCAATGCTCGGAAGTTGCGTCCATCAAATTTATTAAGAGAGTCAAAACAAACGGCTTTAACGGGATAATTAATGCCGACACTAAAGGTTTCTGTACAGTAAAGAACATGGATGAGGCGTTTTAAAAATAGCTCCTCAACAATTGCTTTTTGGGCAGGCAGAAGACCCGCATGATGAAAGGCAATTCCTTTACTGCATAAGCGTTTAAGTTGTCGGGTTGAGGCTGACCACTCTTCTTCAGGTCCAAATTGATGAAGAAATGAGGCTTCAACTTGAGCGCTCTCACTCGGTTTAAGATAATTAGCAATAGCGGCAAGCTCTCTTGCTTTGTCCGCACATTGTTTACGGCTAAATACAAAATAAAGGGTTGGCAGATATTTACGGTGAATCGTTCGGATTAAGTCCAAATGAGTGGTGGGCGAAAAAGGTGAACTTGCGGGATTCTTGCGTTCTTTCATCTTTTGACGGTAATAGCGCCATAATTGTTCATAAGTTACAAGCCCCGTATCCTTCGTATAGAAAAAGTAATCTAAAGGGACGATGCGATGTTGCTCTTCAATGAGCGAGACCTTTTCTTCTCGGATGGATTCAATCCACTGCACCAGTTGTTTGGCATTCGCAATTGTAGCACTCAGTCCGAGAATTTTCATATGTGCAGGGGCTAAGATAATCGATTCTTCCCAAACAGTTCCCCGCTCCTCATCATTAAGCCAATGAATTTCATCAAAGATAATATGAGTGACACGTTGCAGAGCAGGATCTTCAGTGATGACTTGATTACGAAAGATTTCTGTTGTCATAATAAGTAAAGGGGCATCAGGATTCATCACGACGTCACCGGTCATAATACCCACTTTTTCAGGCCCGAATAACTCTTTATAGTCCTTGAATTTTTGATTACTCAAGGCCTTAATTGGCGCAGTATAAATGACTTGTTGTTTCGCTTCGATGGCCTTATCGACGAGATAATCGGCAACCAACGTTTTTCCGGTTCCGGTTGGGGCAGCAACGATAACTGAGCGCCCTTCATCAATAGCGTCTAAAGCTTCAGCTTGAAAGCGATCTAAAGTTAAACCCCGGTAATTCCGATCTGACATAGGATCACTCATTTCTGTAGTTTTGAAATTGTGATTGTCTAATTTTAGCAAACTCCAATGGAAGACGCAAATGAGTGGTCTGAACTTTCGTTTTTAACCATATGATTTAATCAAGTAATATGCCCTAAAGGGGGAATTCGGGTGTGCTCCTTGCGCCTTGAGGTCGAACAAGCTATTGGACTTAAGTTTCAAATAATAAACGGGGAAGCGATGATTCGATTTGAAGAATCTATGGAAATTCCCCGCAGTGCAGATCTTTTAATGAAAGGGATGTATCAGAATCCGGATGAAGTTAAGCATGGGTTTCAAACTTTACAACAGGAGACGGCCAATCTACTAGAGATTCTTTTACCGCGGCGATCACGTTTTAGAGAATGGGTTGAGCAACTCCCTGATCACCCACGAGAAGCAGAAAATTTTCTCAAGGATACCTCTGAACAGTTGAAACGGCAAGACCAACGAATGTTACAAGTCGAAAAGGAACTACTCATAAAACTAGAAGATAGTGGTATGCAGGACCTGTTTCCCATTCCTGTGGGGGCATTTGCACTGATAGATACAAGTGAGCCTGCGGTTAAGCTTTACCTTCGTCCCTTAGGGCGTTTAGCAGAAATTCTCCAACTCAATCCAGAGCAACTTCGATATGTTGTTCGTCTCCACTATTTGGTTCTGTTACTTTTGATTGAGGGACTCGATCTGGATGGCCAAGTCTGCAAACGTAAAAATGATGAAAAAGTCCTTGTAAAATTGGCTTGCTTTTTTACGCTTAGACAGATTCAAGGTCAATCAGAGGCTGCTCATTGCTATAGTGAATGGGTAAAGTCTTGGGGAGGTATTGGCCTCGTGGAAGCTTTCCCTCAGCAGGACAGTATTGAAAAAATACGCGCCGCCATGATTTTTTGGCGGCGTCGAACAAGCTTAACGTGGGATGAAGCCTGGGAAAAAGTTAAGTCACTGGATTCCGAAGGATTCGCGGATTGTCGATTCTCTGAAGGGTTGCGTGAGCATAAATTCTACAACTAATAATTTATGGCCAGTCTGCGAGTTCTTGTGGCCTCAGAATTTCCAGACGCCCCTCTTTAATTTGCAGAATATCGAGCCTCTTCCAATTATTGATGGACCGATTAACCAGTTCCCGAGAGGTACCTATCATACTTGCCAAATCTTTATGTGTAAGTGTTCCGTCAACATAAATATGTTCTCCTGGATTTGGAGCAGGTCGTGCTAAGCGAAGAAGAAGTGCGGCAAGCATCCCTGCAGTTGAGCGACTGGTTAAAATTCGAATAAACTCTTGATTGAGGCGAAGCCTTTTACTTAACGTGCGAACAAGGGAAATCCCAAGTTGGGGATGCTTAACTAATAGGTCAGGGATCCCTTGATTCGAAAGAACAAGGACCTGACTTTCTTGAATTGCTTCAGCTGTCACGGGGTAAGGACCGGATTCTATCAATAAGATTTCGGCTAAACTATCATAGGGTCCACACCAGTCGAGAATTTGTTCAGTACCATCAGGTAAGGTTTTAC from the Desulfitobacterium metallireducens DSM 15288 genome contains:
- a CDS encoding Crp/Fnr family transcriptional regulator; the encoded protein is MFDPQGLKQFSLFSTLTEDDLNSLHSQFKVRRYRKGQILFAEGEIGSHVYFVVSGQIKLSKTLPDGTEQILDWCGPYDSLAEILLIESGPYPVTAEAIQESQVLVLSNQGIPDLLVKHPQLGISLVRTLSKRLRLNQEFIRILTSRSTAGMLAALLLRLARPAPNPGEHIYVDGTLTHKDLASMIGTSRELVNRSINNWKRLDILQIKEGRLEILRPQELADWP
- a CDS encoding DEAD/DEAH box helicase, with translation MSDRNYRGLTLDRFQAEALDAIDEGRSVIVAAPTGTGKTLVADYLVDKAIEAKQQVIYTAPIKALSNQKFKDYKELFGPEKVGIMTGDVVMNPDAPLLIMTTEIFRNQVITEDPALQRVTHIIFDEIHWLNDEERGTVWEESIILAPAHMKILGLSATIANAKQLVQWIESIREEKVSLIEEQHRIVPLDYFFYTKDTGLVTYEQLWRYYRQKMKERKNPASSPFSPTTHLDLIRTIHRKYLPTLYFVFSRKQCADKARELAAIANYLKPSESAQVEASFLHQFGPEEEWSASTRQLKRLCSKGIAFHHAGLLPAQKAIVEELFLKRLIHVLYCTETFSVGINYPVKAVCFDSLNKFDGRNFRALANHEFFQMSGRAGRRGIDERGYSFALVDLNYMEKSPPPRFNIKRLEPLTSQFKLSYNTVLNLQATLTPEQIGLYFHKSFAAFSYVQANDDLTSELEQIKQQLTDIQKIVCEHAGTFSCCLKYYPKKKELERLNRSYQALGPRRQNRAYGREMARKIRTWQKLLKVKPPNCPTSKLSICEQETKNLTKLQQREAEIKKELSSLPDQHSFLSEFQFKLNHLRQMGYIRGEELLPRGECARHIYVQELLVTELIYSDIFDTLDDNQLNALLSAIDFESRKNDFFQKLPILDWTPIQELEHYIQSVCGVDTVRYDPRVSIITYSWSKGLSFIEIQQLCNLDEGDIISVFRRTIDLLRQMRDAVTEPRLNQRLKTCMEKLDRDEAAILGL